A genomic window from Lutra lutra chromosome 17, mLutLut1.2, whole genome shotgun sequence includes:
- the LOC125089146 gene encoding cytochrome c oxidase subunit 4 isoform 1, mitochondrial codes for MLATRVFSLIGKRAISTSVCVRAHGGVVKSEDYALPGYVDRRDYPLPDVAHVRNLSAGQKALKEKEKASWSSLSMDEKVELYRMKFNESFAEMNRSTNEWKTVVGAAMFFVGFTALILIWEKYFVYGPVPHTFEEDWVAKQTKRMLDMKVSPIQGFSAKWDYDKNEWKK; via the exons ATGTTGGCTACCAGAGTGTTTAGCCTCATCGGCAAGCGAGCGATTTCCACCTCTGTGTGTGTCCGAGCACATG GAGGCGTCGTGAAGAGTGAAGACTACGCTCTCCCGGGTTACGTCGACCGGCGTGACTACCCGCTGCCCGATGTGGCCCACGTGAGGAACCTCTCTGCCGGCCAGAAGGCcttgaaagagaaggagaaggcttcctggagcagCCTCTCCATGGATGAGAAAGTCGAAT TGTACCGCATGAAGTTCAACGAGAGCTTTGCGGAGATGAACCGGAGCACGAACGAGTGGAAGACGGTCGTGGGCGCCGCCATGTTCTTCGTCGGCTTCACCGCGCTCATCCTGATTTGGGAGAAGTACTTCG TGTACGGCCCGGTCCCGCACACCTTCGAGGAGGACTGGGTGGCCAAGCAGACCAAGAGGATGCTCGACATGAAGGtcagcccgattcagggcttctCGGCCAAGTGGGATTACGACAAGAACGAGTGGAAGAAGTAG